From the Sinorhizobium garamanticum genome, one window contains:
- the phnE gene encoding phosphonate ABC transporter, permease protein PhnE: MTASTKPSLLEMEAIAARHPHLLQSSSRKRLKAALIGIGVLLYMVFSWWFFSIGHVLANANWGIAGTYLADWVSYEVRPEIAIAADGTMAVSYARNSPLGPNPRPDWVTLEKKTVTRTIEAPAPAQAPKPKASSSFNFMAPNAALGGAQAAQAQNRVETRNEEVVVRALITYDRSTNIEIADGLVKATHGGETLTMTVDGAETVTPQGPLPRWATQKRPGEKVTLSFGLTGWAEVEGDEVSIRNRFFGWANFLFDTNSPFFGKPYGEVVSLIISGERIDPARSNLSLAWNNILYNAEWQHLDVWTKLLQTVVMAFVGTLFASLIAFPLCFLAARNITPNLFANQLAKRFFDFLRSVDMFIWALFFTRAFGPGPLAGMSAIFFTDTGTLGKLYSEALENIDDKQREGVKSVGATPIAVQRFGVLPQVLPVFASQALYFWESNTRSATIIGAVGAGGIGLKLWEAMRTNSDWENVAYMVLLILMVVFIFDSISNACRSRLMGRGAH, from the coding sequence ATGACCGCCTCGACCAAGCCGAGCCTCCTTGAAATGGAAGCAATCGCTGCGCGCCATCCGCACCTCCTGCAATCCTCCTCAAGAAAGAGGCTGAAAGCGGCACTGATCGGCATCGGCGTGCTGCTCTACATGGTCTTCAGCTGGTGGTTCTTTTCGATCGGCCATGTGCTTGCCAACGCCAATTGGGGCATCGCCGGCACCTATCTCGCCGACTGGGTCTCCTATGAGGTCCGGCCGGAGATTGCGATCGCGGCCGATGGTACAATGGCCGTCTCCTATGCACGCAATTCGCCGCTCGGCCCCAATCCCAGGCCCGATTGGGTCACGCTCGAGAAGAAGACCGTAACCCGAACGATAGAGGCGCCAGCCCCTGCTCAGGCGCCGAAGCCGAAGGCAAGTTCATCCTTCAATTTCATGGCGCCGAACGCCGCACTCGGTGGTGCCCAGGCGGCTCAAGCACAGAACCGCGTCGAGACGCGCAATGAAGAAGTCGTTGTTCGCGCGCTGATCACCTACGATCGCTCGACGAATATCGAAATCGCCGACGGCTTGGTAAAAGCGACGCACGGCGGCGAGACGCTGACGATGACCGTCGACGGCGCCGAGACGGTAACGCCGCAAGGCCCCCTGCCCCGCTGGGCCACGCAGAAGCGGCCGGGAGAAAAGGTCACGCTCTCCTTCGGCCTCACCGGCTGGGCCGAGGTCGAAGGCGACGAAGTCTCGATCCGCAATCGTTTCTTCGGCTGGGCGAACTTCCTCTTCGACACGAACTCGCCGTTCTTCGGCAAGCCCTACGGCGAAGTGGTATCGCTGATTATCTCCGGCGAGCGGATCGATCCGGCACGCTCCAACCTTTCGCTTGCCTGGAATAACATTCTCTACAATGCGGAGTGGCAGCATCTCGACGTCTGGACCAAGCTGTTGCAGACGGTTGTCATGGCGTTCGTCGGCACCCTCTTCGCATCGCTGATCGCCTTTCCGCTCTGCTTTCTCGCCGCGCGCAACATCACACCGAACCTTTTCGCCAACCAGCTCGCCAAGCGCTTCTTCGATTTCCTGCGGTCGGTGGACATGTTCATCTGGGCGCTGTTCTTCACGCGCGCCTTTGGCCCCGGGCCGCTTGCCGGCATGTCGGCGATCTTCTTCACCGACACCGGCACACTCGGCAAGCTCTATTCCGAAGCGCTCGAAAACATTGACGACAAGCAGCGCGAAGGCGTGAAATCCGTCGGCGCGACGCCGATCGCGGTACAGCGCTTCGGCGTGCTGCCGCAGGTCCTGCCGGTCTTTGCCAGCCAGGCGCTCTACTTCTGGGAATCGAACACCCGATCGGCGACGATCATCGGCGCCGTCGGTGCCGGCGGCATCGGACTCAAATTGTGGGAGGCGATGCGCACCAACTCCGATTGGGAAAATGTCGCCTATATGGTGCTTTTGATCTTGATGGTTGTCTTCATTTTCGACAGCATCTCAAACGCGTGCCGCTCGCGGCTGATGGGGCGCGGGGCGCATTAG
- the phnE gene encoding phosphonate ABC transporter, permease protein PhnE, translating to MATSVLSRQLSESGALVERHWQELNARRRLYTFLGLALLALTLFASLWFANDSNAGKFFERLPHFFDFVGDLVPRDAMEIVRAMFDLPSPYDDGSFKYNYPDGRLYLTDSLYIPEYFHKMLETVNIAIFSTMVGVFFGFILSFLAARNLMPNPWIRGPVRRLMEILRAFPEVVIAGFFLAILSLGPIPAIAAVSIHTIGALGKLFFEVVENADMKPEEGLRAAGANWIERVWFGIVPQVLPNFTSYFLLRLEINVRASTIIGAVGGGGIGELLRLSIGQGHEAKTIAIVILLFTTIFAVDQFSAWLRRRLVGDQAFQLAQ from the coding sequence ATGGCCACTTCCGTGCTTTCCCGGCAGCTCAGCGAGAGCGGCGCTCTGGTAGAGCGTCACTGGCAGGAGCTCAATGCCCGCCGCCGCCTTTATACCTTCCTGGGTCTGGCGCTCCTCGCTCTGACGCTGTTCGCCTCGCTCTGGTTCGCAAACGACTCGAATGCCGGCAAGTTCTTTGAGCGCCTGCCGCATTTCTTCGATTTCGTCGGCGATCTGGTCCCTCGCGACGCCATGGAAATCGTGCGTGCCATGTTCGACCTGCCGTCACCATATGACGACGGCAGCTTCAAGTACAACTATCCGGACGGCCGGCTTTATCTCACCGACAGCCTCTACATCCCGGAATATTTTCACAAGATGCTGGAGACGGTGAACATCGCCATCTTCTCGACAATGGTCGGCGTCTTCTTCGGCTTTATCCTCTCGTTCCTGGCTGCACGCAATCTCATGCCCAATCCCTGGATCAGGGGGCCGGTGCGCCGGTTGATGGAGATCCTGCGCGCCTTCCCCGAAGTGGTTATCGCCGGCTTCTTCCTGGCAATCCTCTCGCTTGGGCCCATTCCCGCGATCGCGGCGGTGTCGATCCACACGATCGGCGCGCTTGGCAAATTGTTCTTCGAGGTCGTCGAGAACGCCGACATGAAGCCTGAAGAGGGCTTGCGCGCCGCCGGCGCCAACTGGATCGAGCGGGTCTGGTTCGGCATCGTTCCGCAGGTTCTCCCGAATTTCACCAGTTATTTCCTGCTTCGCCTTGAGATCAATGTGCGCGCCTCGACGATCATAGGCGCGGTCGGCGGCGGCGGTATCGGCGAGTTGTTGCGCCTGTCGATCGGCCAAGGTCACGAGGCGAAGACGATCGCGATCGTGATTCTGTTGTTCACGACGATCTTCGCCGTCGACCAGTTTTCCGCATGGCTCCGCCGCCGCCTTGTCGGCGATCAGGCCTTCCAGCTTGCCCAGTAG
- a CDS encoding alpha-D-ribose 1-methylphosphonate 5-triphosphate diphosphatase: MSKEQVLSNARIVLEDRIVNGSVLIRDGRIADISEGASSTGEDFEGDYLLPGLIELHTDHLEAHYSPRPGVRWLKIAAIQAHDAQVVTSGITTVFDCLRLGSDEDGGFQKGEMRSMADALAQAKEEGRLRADHLIHLRCEVSTSDVLDHYEDFQGDPQVRLVSLMDHAPGQRQFQTMDQYTLYYKTKRGLSDEAFAEFVERQQALSARYATPHRTALAKACATRGITIASHDDATVEHVEESIGYGIRLAEFPTSFEAAEASHRAGLSVLMGAPNIVRGKSHSGNIAARDLAERGVLDVLSSDYVPFSLIHAPFILADEVEAIGLPQAIAMVTATPARTVGLADRGRIAVGLRADIARVHRPQGIPVVRSVWREGRRVA; encoded by the coding sequence ATGAGCAAAGAACAGGTTTTGAGCAACGCCCGCATCGTTCTGGAGGACAGGATCGTCAACGGTTCCGTCCTCATCCGCGACGGCCGGATTGCCGATATTTCGGAAGGGGCAAGCAGCACGGGCGAAGATTTCGAAGGCGACTACCTGCTGCCCGGCCTGATCGAACTTCACACCGATCACCTGGAGGCGCATTACTCGCCGCGCCCGGGCGTGCGCTGGCTGAAGATCGCGGCGATCCAGGCCCACGACGCCCAGGTCGTCACCTCCGGCATTACCACGGTCTTCGACTGTCTGCGTCTGGGTTCGGACGAGGACGGCGGCTTCCAGAAGGGCGAGATGCGAAGCATGGCCGACGCCTTGGCACAGGCCAAGGAGGAGGGGCGCCTGCGCGCCGACCACCTCATCCACCTGCGTTGCGAAGTTTCGACCTCCGACGTCCTCGATCATTACGAGGATTTTCAAGGCGACCCGCAAGTTCGACTCGTCTCGCTGATGGACCATGCGCCGGGACAGCGCCAGTTCCAGACGATGGATCAGTATACGCTCTACTACAAGACGAAGCGCGGCCTTTCGGACGAGGCTTTCGCCGAGTTCGTCGAGCGTCAGCAGGCGCTTTCCGCCCGGTACGCCACACCTCATCGCACGGCGCTGGCAAAGGCCTGCGCTACGCGCGGCATCACCATCGCAAGCCATGACGACGCGACGGTCGAGCATGTCGAGGAATCGATCGGCTACGGCATCCGTCTGGCGGAATTCCCGACGAGCTTCGAGGCGGCGGAAGCCTCGCATCGCGCCGGATTGAGCGTTCTGATGGGCGCGCCGAATATCGTGCGCGGCAAGTCCCATTCCGGCAACATCGCCGCCCGCGACCTCGCCGAGCGCGGCGTGCTCGACGTGCTTTCGTCCGATTATGTCCCCTTCAGCCTCATCCATGCGCCCTTCATTCTGGCTGATGAGGTCGAGGCGATCGGCCTTCCGCAGGCGATCGCCATGGTTACGGCGACGCCGGCGCGCACCGTCGGTCTCGCCGATCGCGGCCGGATCGCCGTCGGGCTGCGCGCCGATATCGCGCGCGTCCACCGCCCGCAGGGAATTCCAGTTGTTCGCTCCGTCTGGCGCGAAGGACGGCGTGTCGCATGA
- a CDS encoding DUF1045 domain-containing protein yields MRYAIYFAPPADDRLTQTAARWLGRDAFVDGALSWTEVPALGRENQMVLTADPRRYGFHGTLKAPFELAEGKSEADLLAAFDEFAAEIEAFDVPQIVLHQIGPFFALVPAEDCAPLRNLAEQAVRRFEPFRAPLTDADIARRTPEKLAPRQREYLTTWGYPYVFEEFLFHLTLTGPVPKETQTVMRETLTVAFEAFIGKPLEVSTIALFVEPHRGAPFTVHSLLPLGGASQRKIA; encoded by the coding sequence GTGCGTTATGCAATCTACTTCGCGCCGCCGGCCGATGACCGGCTGACGCAGACCGCAGCCCGTTGGCTTGGCCGCGACGCCTTTGTCGATGGAGCACTGAGCTGGACGGAAGTCCCGGCGCTTGGGCGCGAAAATCAGATGGTGTTGACGGCAGATCCGCGCCGATACGGCTTTCACGGTACGCTGAAGGCGCCGTTCGAACTCGCGGAAGGCAAGAGTGAAGCGGATCTGCTGGCGGCCTTCGACGAGTTTGCGGCGGAGATCGAGGCGTTCGACGTGCCGCAGATCGTGTTGCACCAGATCGGCCCCTTTTTCGCACTTGTCCCGGCCGAAGACTGCGCTCCTCTTCGCAACCTGGCGGAACAGGCCGTACGCCGTTTCGAGCCCTTCCGGGCGCCGCTGACCGACGCCGATATCGCTCGCCGCACTCCGGAGAAGCTTGCGCCGCGGCAGCGCGAATATCTTACAACGTGGGGTTACCCTTACGTCTTTGAGGAATTTCTCTTCCACCTGACGCTGACGGGGCCGGTGCCGAAGGAGACGCAAACAGTGATGCGCGAGACGCTGACCGTCGCATTCGAGGCGTTCATTGGCAAGCCGCTCGAGGTTTCGACCATTGCACTTTTCGTCGAGCCTCATCGCGGCGCGCCGTTCACCGTCCATTCCCTGCTGCCGCTTGGCGGCGCATCCCAACGAAAGATCGCATGA
- the phnD gene encoding phosphonate ABC transporter substrate-binding protein yields the protein MLKKALLGAVALLALVGQAQAEDLKEFRIGILGGENEADRLRNFQCLVDKLPAAIGVEKVSLFPAADYDGVIQGLLGGTLDYAELGASGYAKIYLAKADAVEPILTTVQTDGSTGYHSIMVARKDSGITKLEDLKGKKLGFADPDSTSGYLVPLVTLPEAIGAPVKEFFGETGFGGGHENLVLEVVKGTFDAGTTFGSGIGEFKDGYTSGNLRKMVDKGVLDMNDLVELWKSPLIPNGPIVVRTSMNDDMKAKFKQFMMDLPKTDAACFSAIQGGDFTGFTEVNADFYKPIIDARKATIGG from the coding sequence ATGTTGAAGAAAGCTCTTTTGGGCGCTGTTGCGCTCCTCGCCCTCGTCGGCCAGGCCCAGGCCGAAGACCTCAAGGAATTCCGCATTGGCATCCTTGGCGGCGAAAACGAAGCCGACCGCCTGCGCAACTTCCAGTGCCTGGTCGACAAGCTCCCGGCTGCTATCGGCGTCGAAAAAGTCTCGCTGTTCCCGGCCGCCGACTATGACGGCGTCATCCAGGGCCTGCTCGGCGGTACGCTCGACTACGCCGAACTCGGCGCTTCCGGCTATGCCAAGATCTACCTCGCCAAGGCAGACGCCGTCGAGCCGATCCTGACAACGGTCCAGACCGACGGTTCCACCGGCTACCACTCGATCATGGTTGCCCGCAAGGACTCCGGCATCACCAAGCTCGAAGACCTCAAGGGCAAGAAGCTCGGCTTCGCCGATCCGGACTCGACCTCCGGCTATCTCGTCCCGCTCGTCACGCTTCCGGAAGCGATCGGCGCGCCGGTCAAGGAATTCTTCGGTGAAACCGGCTTCGGCGGCGGCCACGAGAACCTCGTTCTCGAAGTCGTGAAGGGTACCTTCGATGCCGGCACAACCTTCGGTTCGGGCATCGGCGAATTCAAGGACGGCTACACCTCGGGCAACCTGCGCAAGATGGTCGACAAGGGCGTCCTCGACATGAACGACCTCGTCGAGCTCTGGAAGTCGCCGCTGATCCCGAACGGCCCGATCGTCGTGCGCACCTCGATGAACGACGACATGAAGGCGAAGTTCAAGCAGTTCATGATGGACCTGCCGAAAACCGATGCCGCTTGCTTCTCGGCCATCCAGGGCGGTGACTTCACAGGCTTCACCGAAGTCAATGCCGATTTCTACAAGCCGATCATCGACGCTCGCAAGGCAACGATCGGCGGCTGA
- the phnC gene encoding phosphonate ABC transporter ATP-binding protein, whose amino-acid sequence MFQLKNVTRRFGTKPAVSSVTFDIPQGQMVGIIGRSGAGKSTLLRMINRLVDLSSGSIEFAGTEVSSLRGAALRNWQRDCAMIFQQFNLVPRLDVLTNVLLGRLNHRSTALSILNMFTREERIMAIGALERLGIEQTALQPAGTLSGGQQQRVAIARALMQQPKVLLADEPIASLDPLNAKIVMDALRDINERDGITVITNLHTLDTARNYCERIIGMAHGRVVFDGQPKDLTAAAVAAIYGADTAIEESMTSTSINIPAAAPQEQTASAGFKPLALAGH is encoded by the coding sequence ATGTTTCAGTTGAAGAATGTAACCCGCCGGTTTGGCACGAAACCAGCCGTCAGCTCGGTTACCTTCGACATCCCGCAGGGCCAGATGGTCGGCATTATCGGCCGCTCGGGTGCCGGCAAGTCGACGCTGCTGCGCATGATCAATCGGCTGGTCGATCTCTCGTCCGGCTCGATCGAATTCGCAGGCACGGAAGTCTCCTCGCTCCGCGGTGCGGCGCTGCGCAACTGGCAACGCGATTGCGCGATGATCTTCCAGCAGTTCAACCTCGTGCCGCGGCTCGACGTCTTGACCAACGTCCTGCTCGGCCGCCTCAACCATCGCTCGACCGCACTCAGCATCCTCAACATGTTTACGCGCGAGGAGCGGATCATGGCGATTGGCGCACTCGAACGCCTTGGCATCGAGCAGACGGCGTTGCAGCCGGCCGGCACGCTTTCCGGCGGCCAGCAGCAGCGCGTCGCGATCGCCCGCGCCCTGATGCAGCAGCCGAAGGTGCTCCTGGCCGATGAGCCGATCGCCTCGCTCGACCCGCTCAATGCCAAGATCGTCATGGATGCGCTGCGCGACATCAACGAGCGCGACGGCATCACCGTCATCACCAACCTGCACACCCTCGATACCGCGCGAAACTATTGCGAGCGGATCATCGGCATGGCGCATGGGCGCGTCGTCTTCGACGGACAACCGAAGGATCTGACAGCCGCAGCCGTCGCCGCGATCTACGGTGCGGACACGGCCATTGAAGAATCGATGACCTCGACAAGCATCAACATTCCCGCGGCAGCCCCGCAGGAACAAACAGCATCGGCCGGCTTCAAGCCGCTGGCACTGGCCGGCCACTGA